A segment of the Candidatus Pelagisphaera phototrophica genome:
AAGAATAGACGGATCCCCCAAAGGGCAGGCCCCAACGACTCAATAAAATGGGCGTAGGCATTAATCTTGTCCGGGTGAGCAAAGATCTGAATATTACCCGATAAATGGCTAATCACGAAGCCAAACAGTATGAAGCCCGAAACTGCCATTGTGACTTTTTTACCAATGGACGAACGGAAGAGTACGTGAATAACTTTCATCGAATAGCCTTTTTAGGATATCGCATTCTCAATACAAAACAGCCGTGCTTGGCTCCATACAAACGATTTTCGACTAGAAATTATCCTTACGCCCCTCAAGGTCAATGCGTTATGCACAGGTTATCCTCCGTAAATCAAAGAGATTAGCCCATGATATATCTAGTATTAGTCTAGGTATCGCAGAGTGGCGAGCTCTGAGCTAAGAATTGGCCGCTAGACAGATCGCTGCCGAGACTTGAGCTTCTCCCATTTCGGGTAAAACATAAGCAGTGCGTTTAGGGCAAGCGAATGGAAGATCTCTCCATTGGCCGCCATTTCGTAAACCTCTTGCACGGGAACGGCCCGAGTTACAATTTCCTCATGTTCGTCCCATTCCAAAGTATCAGTCAATCGAGCCTGTTCTGCTAAAACCATATGGCAGGTGTTGTCTTGGATCGCCGGATTCGGCCGGACTGAACCAAGCAGACTCACTTTGCTCGAGGTATATCCGGTTTCTTCCCTCATTTCTCTCAAGCCCGCAGCAATCGGGTCCTCTCCCGCATCCATTACCCCACCAGGTATCTCCCATGATGTCCCTTTGACTCCAAATCGAAATTGGTTAACGAGAATCATCTCATAATTTGGTGTGATAGGGACAATGTTTACCCAATCACGCGTCTGAATGACGTAGAAATCCCCCTCAGTCTTTCTTTTAGGATGCCGGAATCGCTTAGATACAATGTTGAAAATGCGGCAATCGGCTACTTTCTCACCACCGAGCTCATCCCAATGGGAAACCCCACTCTCTGATTCACTTAGCATAGGGCCCGTCATCAAAAATCTACCGGTCCTCTTCTAAATCGGCTAAGCCCACAAAGGGAACGCAGGCCTGCAGGTTGAGATTGGAAACTATTGGGCACTGGGAACTATGATTTTCTGCCCGATGCGAAGTCTGCGCGGATCAACCCCAGGATTGGCATCGAGCAACGCGTTCACGCCAACTTTGTACTTGGTGCTCAATTTTCCATAGGTGTCGCCTGCGGCAATCGTGTGCGATATGGCTGAAGAAGCACTCGATGTGTCACCCTTCCTTGTCTGAGCCGAAAGAGAAGGCACCGGTGAAGCGGCTACTTGAACCCCTTCCTTCTCAAGTGCCTCGGCTTTTTTCAATGCAGTCCCCGCCTGCATCGCCAAGGAACGCATGTTCCGTTTCACATCGGCGACGTCCTTTTCGATCGCGGTGGTCACAGTGCCCAAATTTGACTCTATTGAAGCGATCTTCCCAGCGGCTTTGCGCAACATCTCAGAGTTGTCATATACGGTAGACTCCAGTTTGGAAAGGGATTCAGCGGCCCCGGATATTTCCGCAATGCGAGCCTCTAAATCATTCGCTTTCGAAAAACCAAGCCAACCAAGCGAAAAACCGATCACTGCGATGATTACAGCCGCAATTCCGATAAACAATGGCGATTTTGAGGAGGCATCCAAGTCGGCAGATGATAGATTATCCATTTTATTTAAGCGTTAAATTTCATCACAAACGAGTCAGCTGCTAGGCTATTCGATGGGCGTCTGCAAATGTTGTTCCTATACTTGTTCTTTCAATAGCTATGGATTTCAAGATATTCTTGACAGCAATCCTAATTCGACGTCTTTTGACGCCTCTTTTTAGCGGGGCGTAGCTTAGCCTGGTAGAGCGCCTGGTTTGGGACCAGGAGGTCGAAGGTTCGAATCCTTTCGCCCCGACCATTTTCACTATTGAGAATGGTCGCACCGCAAATCGAACGTGCCTTCCCTTAAGGAGTCCCCGCACAAAAGGCTCCGAAACGGGAAAGGTTGGACGAAGCGAGCCCGTTAGCGAAGGAGGGGCTTACGAACCAAGGGTCAGAAGAGCTCGGGCGAAGCCCAGCCAATCCTTTCGCCCCAACCGATTATTAAATGGAGAGATCTGGTCTTCTGCCACAAAAATGAGCTTCGCATCAGATGTTTCCGACTAAAT
Coding sequences within it:
- a CDS encoding NUDIX hydrolase — translated: MLSESESGVSHWDELGGEKVADCRIFNIVSKRFRHPKRKTEGDFYVIQTRDWVNIVPITPNYEMILVNQFRFGVKGTSWEIPGGVMDAGEDPIAAGLREMREETGYTSSKVSLLGSVRPNPAIQDNTCHMVLAEQARLTDTLEWDEHEEIVTRAVPVQEVYEMAANGEIFHSLALNALLMFYPKWEKLKSRQRSV
- a CDS encoding LysM peptidoglycan-binding domain-containing protein: MDNLSSADLDASSKSPLFIGIAAVIIAVIGFSLGWLGFSKANDLEARIAEISGAAESLSKLESTVYDNSEMLRKAAGKIASIESNLGTVTTAIEKDVADVKRNMRSLAMQAGTALKKAEALEKEGVQVAASPVPSLSAQTRKGDTSSASSAISHTIAAGDTYGKLSTKYKVGVNALLDANPGVDPRRLRIGQKIIVPSAQ